In the genome of Anabaena cylindrica PCC 7122, the window ACATCAACAGCTAGAACAAGCAGAAATAATTGCTACAACCCTACAAGAAATAGCATCAGAAATACAAGCCACACTTGTACAGTAAAAGGATAGCAAACATGACAGACATGATCAACAATTTACCCCTCAGAGAATTTTTACATAGTTTAAATACAGATATCAATCTGACTACCGCATTCGCTTGGTTAATCATTGCTGTATTCATCTCAATGATTGGTGGTGCTATTAGCGGCATGATTTTAGCTGGTAAAGATTTAGGATATAAATTTGCTGCCACTATTGGCAGTTTATTTGCACCTGCTGGCGTGATTCCCGTACTCATTTTAGGATTATTAGTACTGCACTTTTTAGCTAATTATTAGGAGGATTTATGTTAGAACTTAGCTGGTTTTCCATTAAATTATTTTTCAAAGGTAAACTATTACGTGACCCCATAAATTTTCTAGGTCAAATCATCATTGCTAGTACCATAGGTACACTCATATTAGTCTTATTAGCACAGGCAGAAATTCCTCTATGTATACCTATAACTGTGTCTAGCTTAATAACAGGTATAATTACCCCCTTTCTTCTCAAAGACTTCAAAATGAAATAAGTCTTTCCTGTGGGAAATTCAAAGTTTTAATTTTAAAACTATCAATTCCTACAGATTTATTTATCTATGGGATTGAATAATATAAGCATTATATAGAAAATTTATGGCTCTTCATTACTTGTTATGCCAAATATGAGTTTATTTTCCCCAAAACCCTTATAAATAAAGGGCTTTACTATTTTTGATGGCAATTTATGTTGAATCAACCGATGGATTAACCTATAATCCTTATATGGCAAGGATTTTTAAATTTTATGGGTTAATTTAGCATAGTAAGTACCAAAGAACCAAATTTATTTTAACGTCAGTTCGATGAACCTCATACCAACACCTGTCTGACACGGAGAGAGGTAGAAATGCACTTATTTCCCACGGAATTAGGGTTTCAAAGCCTCTCCTCGTGAACGGGGAGAGGTTTGGAGAGGGGTTTTTAATTTATCGAACTCACGTTATTTTATTGTTAAAACAGTGATAGAGAATCCTTAATTCCGTGAAATCATTAAATCCGTTAAATCAGTGATAAAAAATAACCAATGAATCAACTTGAAGAACTAGTAGAAGACATTAACCGCTTTGAGGCTATTATTGCCGAATGGGACGAAAGCCAAAGATGTGTAGCAGTAGGACTTAAAAGATCAATTGAAGCCTTACATAAAGCAGCTTTAACAAATTTAATCAAAAGCCTAAAACAAAATAATATGTCAGGCTTACGCGATGCCGTATCCGATGAAATTGTGTATGCAGTTTTGCTGTATCATGAACTAGTAAAACCTCCACTTGCAGAACGAATTCAAACAGCCCTTGCAGAAGTGCGTCCAGGCTTACAAAGCCATAATGGAGATATCGAATTAGTAGCCATTAAACCACCAGATACAGTTGAAGTTAAATTAATTGGTAGTTGTAGTAGTTGCCCATCTTCAACCTTAACCTTAACCCAAGGAGTGGAAGAAGCAATTAAAAAACATTGTCCAGAAATTACCAAAGTAATTGCCGTTAATAGTAGTCCTAATGTAACTGAAACCAATTTCAATAGTCCGTTCCCCTTACCTACAGATTTTTATTGGGTGAGAGTTGCAACTGTAGACCAAATTAATAAATCTAGTGTTTTATCAGTTCGTATTGCTAATCAAGACTTAATCCTAAATCGTCAAGGTGAAAATATTACTTGTTATCGTAACTCTTGTAGTCACTTAGGTTATCCTTTAGATAAAGGAAAGGTAGAGAAAGGGATTATCACCTGTTCAGCACATGAATTTCAATATGATTTAAAAACAGGAAAATGTTTAACTACACCTGATATATCTCTCCATTCATATCCAGTAAAAATTAAAGGTGATAAAGTTTATATCAAAGTACCAAACTCTAACCAAAAATAAATTTTTATTTCTGTATTAAATAACAATACAGTTCAGGTAAGAGAAAAATTGCAGGTTGGGTTAAGCGACAGCGCAACCCAACAATGTCTTGATACTAAACCGTATTGCGTTAAATAATCCTATCTTTTTTAAAATGATTATTAATAATTTCAAATCCCCAATTTTACTCCAAGGTGCAGAAGTAATACTAGGAAATATCACCACACCAGAACAATTAGTAATTCCTCTTGCACCTACACCAACAACAATGTTTGGCCCCCGTGCAGCTTGTTTATTATCACCAACTGGTCCGTTATGGGTATCAGATACAGGACATCATCGTTTATTAGGTTGGCGAAATTTACCCACACAAGATCATCAACCTGCTGACTGGGTAATAGGACAACCTGATTTTTATCATGAAGGACAAAACGCCAAAAATACACCAGGAAAAGCAACTTTTAGCGTTCCGACAATAATTTGTAAATGTGGTAATGGTTTAGCAGTTGCAGATGCTTGGAACCATCGCATTTTAATTTGGTATGATGTCCCAGAAGATAGCAATGTTCCCGCAGATTTAGTATTAGGACAAGCTAACTTTACTGATAACGAACCAAACCGAGGAAGTCAACAAACTGCGGCTAATACCCTGCATTGGCCTTATGGGGTTTTCTATCACCAAGGTCAGCTATTTGTAGCCGATACCGGAAATCGACGTTTATTAATTTGGAATAATTTACCCACAGAAAATGGTCAACCTGCGGATATAGTTTTGGGACAACCAGACATGATATCTCGCAATGAAAATGGAGGTGCTTCTCCCACTGCTTCTAGTATGCGTTGGTGTCATGATATCACCCTTTGGGGAGATAATTTAGTTGTCACTGATGCAGGTAATAACCGAGTGATGATTTGGGAAGGAATACCAACAGAAAATAATGCCTCTTGTGCGGTGGTTTTAGGACAAAAAAACTTCAATTTTGTGGAATTGAATCAAGGGGTATATTTCCCTAGTGGTAGTAGTTTAAGTATGCCTTATGGGGTAGATGTAGCAGGAGATTGGTTAATAGTTGCAGATACGGCTAATTCTCGTTTGCTAGGATGGAAGAAAAGAGAATCTATTCTATTATTACAGGGTGCAGATGCTGATAGTGTGGTGGGACAAGATAAGTTTACAAGTAAAAGCGAAAATCGTAATTTTGGACTTCCCACAAGACAAAGTTTAAATTGGTGTTATGGAATTAAAGTTTGTGGTGAGATTGCGGTAATTTCTGATTCTGGAAATAATCGCGTTTTGATTTGGAGGTTTTGATTATCTCACGCAGAGGCGCAGAGTCACAGAGGAGGAAAGATGAGAATAGAAGAAATTAGGGTTTGTGGTACTGTTCAAGGTGTGGGTTTTCGTCCTACTGTTTATCGTTTGGCTAAGGTTTGTGGGTTAAAGGGTAATGTTTGTAATGATGGTGAAGGTGTTTTAATTCGTGTTTATGGTAGTGAGGAAGTAATAACGGATTTTGTAGAAAAGCTATATCAAGAATGTCCTCCTTTGGGGAGAATTAAGGAGGTAATTAGAAGTCCTTATTTAGGTGAATTTGATTTTGATGATTTTGTGATTTCTGGTAGTGTTAATAGTGTGGTGAAAACTGAAATTTCTCCTGACGCTGCAACTTGTTTTCAATGTCAAAAGGAGATTCTTGACCCTTTTAGTCGTTATTTCCGTTATCCGTTTACAAACTGTACTCATTGTGGCCCACGTTTGAGTATTATTCGCGCTATTCCTTATGATAGAAATAACACTAGTATGGTGAAGTTCCCTATGTGTGGAGAGTGTGAAAGGGAATATCAAAATGTGGAAAATCGTCGTTTTCATGCCCAACCTATAGCCTGTCATGTTTGTGGACCTCGTGCATGGTTAGAAAGGGCTGACGGGAAACCTATCATTTCTGATATGTTCTCTATGTTAGATGATGTGGATGCTGTTTGCACTTTATTACAAAAGGGTGAAATTGTCGCTATTAAGGGTTTAGGTGGGTTTCATTTAGCTTGTGATGCAACTTTAGAAAATGCAGTTCAAAAACTTAGAAACCGTAAGCAACGTTATCATAAACCTTTTGCATTAATGGCGAGAGATATTAATATTATTTCTGAATATTGTTATATTAATGATTTGGAAAAAGAATTATTAACAAGTCCAGCCGCACCTATTGTTTTACTAAATATTAAAGATAATCAAAAATTACCATTTTCTATAGCACCAGGACAAAATAAGCTTGGGTTTATGCTACCTTATACGCCATTACATCATTTAATTCTCAGAAGGATGAAAGTACCCATAGTATTAACTAGCGGGAATATTTCTGATGAACCACAATGTATAAATAATGAAGATGCAAAAGATAAATTATCTAAAATAGCCGATTATTTTATTTTACATAATCGAGACATTGTTAACAGAGTCGATGATTCTGTTGTGAGAGTTATTGATAATAAAATTCAAACCCTAAGACGTGCGAGGGGATATGCACCAGCAGCAATTATTTTACCTCCAGGATTTGAAAACGTACCACTAATTTTAGCAATGGGTAGCGAGTTAAAAAATACATTTTGCTTATTGCGATCAAATGAAGCCATACTTTCACAGCATTTAGGCGATTTAGAAAATGCTGCTGCTTTTAATGCTTATCAAGAAACATTGAATTTATATTTAAATCTATTTGCACATAAACCTGAAATAATTGCTATTGATAAACATCCAGAATACCTATCTGCAAAATTAGGTCAAGAACTAGCAACGGCTAACCAAATTCCACTTGCTCAAATTCAACATCATCATGCCCATGTAGCAGCTTGTATGGCAGAAAATAATATTCCTTTAGATGCAAAACCAGTTTTAGGAATAGCATTTGATGGCTTAGGGTATGGTGAAGATGGTAAACTTTGGGGGGGAGAATTTTTATTAGCAGACTATGGCCAATTTCAAAGACTAGCCACATTTAAATCAGTAGCCATGATTGGTAGTCAACAAGCAATTTATCAACCTTGGCGTAACACCTATGCCCAATTGATATCAGCATATACATGGGAACAAATCAAACAAAAATATGGGAATTTAGAAATAATAAAATTTCTAGAAAATAAAAACCCTAAACTACTTAACCAAATTATAGAAAAAGGTATTAACTCACCCTTAACATCATCAGTAGGAAGATTATTTGATGCAGTTGCGGCTGCAATAGGTATTTGTCGAGAAGAATCTAGCTATGAAGGACAAGCAGCCATAGAAATGGAAGCAATAGCTGATGTTAACATATTAAACAATGATGAAGAAACTCTAAACTATACCTTTAAATTTGAAAAATCAGATAATATCTATTATATAGATACATCTTCAACATGGCGAGAAATACTCAATGATATAAACCAGCACATCTCCTCATCAGAAATAGCCGCTAAATTTCATAAAAGTTTAGCTATTGCAGTGGTAAAAATGATTAAACAAATTAGACAAGAACATGAATTTGACCAAGTAGCATTAACAGGGGGAGTATTTCAAAATCGAATTTTATTAAAACAGGTAAAAATGCAATTAGAAAAATTAGAAATAAACGTCCTCACTCATAGCATAGTACCTGCAAACGATGGCGGATTATCACTAGGACAAGCTGTTATAGCTGCCGCTAAATACTTAAAACAAATAACATAAAAACCTCTGTTGTCTCTGCGCCTCTGCGTGAGATAAATCTTCAAAAAAGGAAAATCAAAATGTGTTTAGGAATACCCGGACAAATAACAGAAATAACCAACCCCGAACATAAACTAGCCATAGTCAATATCGGAGGAGTAAAACGCCAAATAAACATAGCTTGTATCGTAGACGAACAACACCCACCAGAAGCTTGTATAGGAGACTGGGTATTAGTTCACGTCGGCTTTGCCATGAACCGAATTAACGAACAAGAAGCCGCAGAAACATTACAACTATTACAAGAAATAGCAGCAGCCCAAACAGTAATTAGTAGTTAAATTCTCCCCTTCTTCTTCCTTCTTCCTTCGCGTACTTCTCTTCGAGACGCTTCGCGAACGCGCCTTTGCGGTTTATTAAAAATTGATATGAAATACGTAGACGAATTTCGCAACCCAGAAAAAGCCCAAGCCTTACAACAAGAAATAGCCAAACTCAGTCAAAAAATAGATAAACACATCAAAATAATGGAAGTATGTGGTGGACATACCCATTCTATTTTTAAATATGGAATCGAAGAAATATTACCCGATAACATCGAACTCATTCATGGGCCTGGGTGTCCAGTCTGCGTTATGCCTAAAGGTAGAATAGATGATGCGATCGCACTTAGCCAAAATCCTCACATTATTTTCACAACCTTTGGCGATGCCATGCGTGTTCCTGGTTCCACCACCAGCCTGCTACAGGCCAAAGCACAGGGTGCCGACATCCGCATGGTGTACTCCCCCCTCGATAGCCTCAAAATCGCCCAAGAAAACCCAAATAAAGAGATAGTCTTCTTTGGTTTAGGCTTTGAAACTACCGCACCAAGTACCGCTTTTACCATCCTCCAAGCAGCAGCCGAAAACATAACTAATTTTAGTATGTTTTCCAATCATGTTCTCGTTATCCCAGCCCTGCAAGCATTATTAGATAACCCCGACTTACAACTTGATGGATTTGTTGGCCCTGGTCATGTCAGCATGGTAATAGGTACTGAACCCTATGAATTTATCTCTCAAAAATATCATAAACCAATCGTCATTTCTGGTTTTGAACTATTAGACATCTTCCAATCAATTTGGATGCTATTAAAACAAATAGTAGAAAATCGTTGTCAAGTTGAAAATCAATATAATCGCTTAGTAGAACCAGCCGGAAATAAAAACGCATTAAAAGCCATGAATCAAGTTTTTGCTGTCCGCGAAACCTTTGAATGGCGAGGCTTAGGTGAAATACCCAATTCCGGGTTAAAAATTCAAAATGAATATGCCCAATTTGATGCTGAAGTTAAATTTCCCATTCCTAACTTAAAAGTAGCTGACCATAAAGCTTGTCAATGTGGAGAAATTCTCAAAGGAGTTTTAAAACCTTGGCAATGTAAAGTATTCGGAACAGCTTGCACACCCGAAACACCAATTGGAACTTGCATGGTTTCTTCCGAAGGTGCTTGTGCAGCATATTATAAATATGGGCGACTTTCTACCATTGCTAGAAAAACGAAAGTTAGCTTAATTCAAGACCCTCTCCCTACTTGCAGTGTTCCTCTGGGCTAGATATTTGTAAAATTCGAGGAAAGTTTATATGCCATTTGTTACTGTCCAAATTGGTAAAGGTCACTCGATAGAAAAAAAGCGGAAATTAGTCCAAGCTGTGACTGATGCTTTAGTTTCTGCTTTAGGAACTAAACCTGAATGGATAACCGTTCATATTGATGAATTTGAAAGAGATAATTGGGCAGTTGGTGGCGTTTTACATTCAGATAAACACACTGGTAGACACGAAGAAACAGGTAGATAATTTGTAGGGTGCGTTAGCGGTAGCGTAACGCACCAATTACAGCTATATCAATATATAATAATATTTCACGCAAAGGAGTAAAGACGCAAAAAAAAGAAAATAATTTATTTTTTAGAAGTAATTAACAAAAAGTTAAAAATGACAATTTATAACAATCAAGAATCGCCAAATCCTCTCTTTGCAAAAATAGAATCAGTCCGTCGTCGTCAAGGTAAAGTCAGAGATACCCATATTAATCTCGCACATGGTAGTGGTGGTAAAGCCATGCGTGATTTAATAGATGATGTATTTGTTAAAAGCTTTGATAATCCCATTCTTTCCCAATTAGAAGACCAAGCTACTTTTAATTTAGCCAATCTTTTACAACATGGAGATAGACTTGCTTTTACTACAGACTCTTATGTTGTAGACCCTTTATTTTTTCCTGGTTCTGACATAGGAGAATTAGCAATCAATGGCACTATCAATGATTTAGCCGTAAGCGGTGCAAAACCTTTATATCTTACCTGTAGTGTAATTTTAGAAGAAGGTTTACCAGTAGAAACATTGCGTCGTGTTGCTAGAAGTATGCAAACAGCAGCGCAAAAAGCAGGAGTACAAATTGTCACTGGTGACACCAAAGTTGTTAATCGTGGTTGTGCTGATAAACTATTTATTAACACTGCGGGAATTGGTATCATTCCTACAGGTATTGATATTTCTGCCCGTAATATTCAACCCGGAGATATTATTATTGTTAACGGCGAAATAGGAAATCATGGCACAGCAATTTTAATTGCTAGAGGAGAATTGGCATTAGATTGTGATATAGAAAGTGACTGTCAAGCATTACATGATTTAGTCGCCACTATTCTCAAGACTTGTCCAAATATTCACGCCATGAGAGATGCAACTAGAGGAGGTTTAGCCACAGTATTAAATGAATTTGCCCTCACCGCAAACGTCGGAATTTGCCTGAATGAAAACTCCATACCCATTAGAGAACAAGTAAATGGAGTGTGTGAAATACTTGGTTTAGATCCCTTATATTTAGCCAACGAAGGAAAACTAGTAATAGTAGCACCCCAAGAAAAAGCAGACGCAATTTTATCAGCAATGAAAACTCACCCAGCCGGAAAACAAGCAGCTATAATTGGTGAAATTATCCCCACACCACCAGGAATAGTTCTATTAAAAACCGCCTTTGGTGCAGAAAGAATAGTTGATATGCTAGTAGGCGACCAACTCCCAAGAATCTGTTAAAAATATCTAATTTTTCTTCTCTCTGCGCCCTCTGCGTCTCTACGGTTCGTTAAAAAATCAAACCCATGCATGAACTAGGAATAACCCAAAACATCATCGCCATAGTTAGAGAAAACGCCCAAGGTAAAAAAGTCCAAAGAGTATTACTAGAAATTGGTCAACTCTCCGCAATTATGCCAGATGCGATTAAATTTTGTTTTGATATTTGTGCTAAAGATACAATAATAGAAGGTGCAATATTAGAAATATTAGAAATACCAGGCATGGCTAAATGTCGCCAATGCGGTAAAACCTTTTATGTAGATAAACCATTTGGGATTTGTGAATGTGGTAGTCTACAAATAGAGATAATAAATGGTGAAGAATTAAAAATTAAAGAAATTGAAGTAGAGGAATTATGTGTATAACTTGTGGCTGTTCTGATGATAAAGAAGCAAAAATTACTAATTTAGAACCTGAACATCATACCCATACTCTACCAGACGGAACTGTAATAACTCATACACATCAACATGAACAACCTGCAAATATCCATGCCCAGGTTCATAATACAACAATATCTTTAGAACAAGAAATTTTAGGTAAAAATAACTTATTAGCTGCCCAAAATCGAGGTTGGTTTAAAGGTAGAAATATTCTTGCTTTAAATTTAATGAGTTCTCCAGGTGCAGGAAAAACTACTTTATTAACTCGCACTATTAATGATTTAAAAAATAAATTAACTATTAGTGTCATTGAAGGCGACCAAGAAACTACAAATGATGCAGAAAAAATCAAATCAACAGGCTGTAAAGTTGTACAAATCAATACAGGAACAGGCTGTCATTTAGATGCATCAATGATAGAAAGGGGTTTGCAACAACTCAACCCACCATTGGACTCTGTAGTGATGATTGAAAATGTCGGAAATTTGGTTTGTCCGGCTTTATTTGATTTAGGAGAACAGGCTAAGGTTGTAATTTTATCGGTGACAGAAGGTGAGGATAAACCAATTAAATATCCCCATATGTTCCGCGCTAGTCAAGTAATGATTCTCACGAAAATTGATTTGTTACCCTATGTGAATTTTGATGTGCAACGATGTATTGAATATGCAAAACAGGTAAATCCGCAAATGCACATTTTCCAGCTTTCCGCTACTACTGGTGTGGGTTTGGAAGATTGGTATAATTACCTCACACAATAATTAATTTAATATACATCTCCGGTAATTAAATGTGCGTAGATTGAAACCCTTGTAGAGACGTTCCGCCGGAACGTCTTTACTATCATTTTCTAATCCTGGCAGTTTTTAAAAGCTGCCAGTTTTTTTTTGCAGAGTTTCCGCTCCAGTTTTTCGTATAATCTTAGTTACAAAATATAATTCGTAATTTCCAAGCACAGGCAGAATGGGTAGAAATTTAAAATTTCAGTTCAGTTAGAAAAGCTGGTATAATTTTAAAGCTCTTTTTTAATCAATTAGATCCAATAAATAATTAGTTTTAACAGGAATTAGCTAACAACAAACAAATTATATGAATTCTCCTACCAAACCTCGCAAGTTACCAACCCAAGCTATAGCTGCTAAGATATTTCACTCTCTGAATATCATTAGTCTTTTCCTCATGCTGACTAGTGGACTACAAATTTACAACGCTAACCCCGTTTTTGGTGGACGTGCAGGTTTACATATTCCACCTCTTTTTACTTTAGGCGCTTGGTTAGCAGGAGGTAGACACTGGCATTTTGCTGCTATGTGGCTATTTTCTCTTAATCTTTTAGGTTATGGAATTTACATTTTCATAACTCGACGTTGGCGACATCGCTTTGTAGGAGTTAATGACATCAAAGCATTACAAAAAACTCAAAATCCTCAACGTCTCATTTATGCTTGGCATCGTATCGCCTATACCGCTATTATTCCTATATTACTCCTCGCAATATTTACAGGAATTGGGATGTATAAACCTGCTCAATTTCCTTGGATAGTCGATAGTTTTGGTGATTGGCAAGCATTAAGAATTGTCCATTTTGCATCTGTGCCACTGGTGGTAATATTTGTAATTATCCACTGGGTTTTAGGACGGAAAGCAGGAGGAGAAAAGTTGACTGAATCTATGTTTTGGTAAATTATATCATTAGTAATGAAACCATGAATTCTGATAAAAATAAAGACTTAATTCATCTAATTCAACCTCAATTAACACGGCGGAAATTCTTACAGATTTCTGGAATTTCTAGTATGAGCTTATTTCTTGGTAGCTGTGGTACACCTGCATTTGAAGATTTAGTTGGTAAGCTTTCTGAACCTCTGAACCAGAAGGTTGAAGAATTGATTTTTCAACCCCAAAAACTTGTACCAGAATTTTCTGCTAATCTTATTGAACCAGAAGCTTTAATAATTAATAGTTTTCGCAATACACCAATTATTGATCAAGATAAATTTCGTTTAATTATTGATGGTGATGTAAATCATCCCCTCAGCCTTAGTATGGCGGAAATTCAGGCTTTACCTCTCACTTCCATGATTATTCGTCATGTTTGTGTAGAAGGGTGGGCCGCGATCGTACAATGGGGAGGTATACGCTTACGTGATATTATTGCCCTAGCCCAACCTCAGGCAAATGTTAAGTATGCTTTTTTTGAATCAGCAGATGGTTATTATGAAAGTTGGGATATAGCTTCAGCTACACACCCTCAGACTTTATTAGCTTATCAAAAAAATGGTGAAAAATTGCCTGTAGAAAATGGCGCACCTTTGCGTCTAGCTTCGCCAATTAAACTCGGTTATAAACAGAGTAAATGGGTAACGCGAATTACACTGACTCGCTATTTATCAGCTTTTAAAGGTTACTGGGAAGATCAAGGTTATGAATGGTTTGCAGGATTGTAAATACAGCAAATTGCAGGTACATTATGTACTATAGCGGTTCTCGGTTGAGTGAGATACAAGAACCCCACCCCCAACCCCCTCCTCCTTCGGATGATGCCTCCGGCACGCTACGCGAACACCAGTCGCCTACAGTGGGAAACCCGCCTACAGCGCTGGTTCACCGCAAGCGATGAGGGGGCTATGATTTATTTCATTCAAATGCATACCGCTATAAGTTTTATCACAAGGCTATGCCACACTTCTGATTCCTGTATTTTGCTGTATTTATTAATAGCATTTAATTTGGAAATTTAGATAAACATGAACTTTTTTGATAAATTAAATACGAATATTTCCCAAAATCAAAGCTTACTATTTGTAGGACTTGATCCAAATCCAGAAATGATACCTGCGCGTTATCAATCATCAGATATTATTGCAGGTTTAGAAAATTGGTTGCAATTTATAATTGCAGAAACGGCTGATTTTATCTGTGCTTATAAACCAACTTTGGGATTTTATGAAGCTTTGGGTGTTCCTGGGTTAGAACTTTTATTCAAAACTTTAGCATCTATCCCTAACCACATTCCTATTATTTTAGATGCTAAACACAGTGATTTAAATACAAGTAGTATTTTTGCCAGAACTGTATTTACAGAATGGCGGGTAGATGCTATTACTCTTAGTCCCTATACTGGACAGGATCATGTCGCACCATTTTTAGTTTATCCTGATCAAGCGGTATTTATTTTGTGTTGTACTTCTAACCCAGGTGCAGCAATTTTACAGCAATTTCCTCATCAAAAATCACCCTTTTATTTGCAGGTAGTACAGGAATCAAAAACCTGGGGAACACCAGAACAATTAGGCTTGGAAGTAGGAACCACAGATGCTGATATTCTCAAATCTATTCGGTTAATTGCTCCCGAAAGAATTATTATTGCGCGTAGTATTTGGGCTGAGGAAGGTAATCTGAAAAAGATTTTAGCCGCAGGGTTAAATGGTAATGGTGATGGTTTACTAATTCCGGTTCCTCAAGATATGTTGGGTAATGCTGATTTATCTCAACAAATTCAATTATTACGCACGGAAATTAATCAATTTAGAAGTGAAATTATCCATGATGCTTCTACTTGTGAGGTGTGGTTGCCTGATATTTCGGTAAAAGATAAACAGCCGCATCAAGATTTGATTTTACAACTTTATGATATTGGCTGCATTATGTTTGGGGAATTTGTTCAGGCTTCAGGCGCGACTTTTCCTTATTACATTGATTTACGGAAAATTATTTCTAATCCTCAAGTTTTTAATCAAGTGCTTAGTGCTTATGAAGAAATTTTAAAAAATCTCACTTTTGATAGATTAGCCGGAATTCCTTATGGTTCTTTACCGACAGCAACTGGTTTATCTTTGCGTCTTCATTGTCCGATGATTTTTCCTCGGAAAGAAGTAAAAGCACATGGAACCCGAAAGGTTATTGAAGGTAATTTCTATCCTGGTGAAACGGTTGCGGTAGTTGATGATATTCTCATCAGTGGTAAAAGCGTAATGGAAGGTGCAGAAAAGTTAAGATCTGCGGGATTAAAGATTAATGATATTGTTGTATTTATTGACCATGAACAAGGAGTAAAAGACAGGTTAAGCCAAAATGGTTATTGCGCTCATTCTGTTTTAACTATTTCGGAAATTGTCACCACTCTGCACCAAGCAGGAAGAATAAATGATGCTCAATTTTTAGCTTTTCAAGAAAGTTAATTTTCATTGACTGCAAATATGGGCTTCTTGTTTAAAAGCCATTGCTTGAAGTTTGTTTAAGTTCCAGACTCTAACTCTCATGACAATTATTACGGTAATATACAGCGGATTGCAAATCAATGAGGTACAGAATCTAAATTCAAAGCCAGACACCAAGCCAGTTTTACTCCTGACTCCTGACTCCTGACTCCTGACTCCTGACTTCTGCTGTATCAATCAATGTAGATAGCAGATGCCGGCAAACTGACAATTCCTGACCATTGCACCTTTTTTTCTTTTTCCCGACGGTAAGAAAAGAAATGTTCTGGGGTTTGATAGGTACAATAGGGAGCGATCGCAATTTGTTCTCCACTAA includes:
- the hypD gene encoding hydrogenase formation protein HypD, with the translated sequence MKYVDEFRNPEKAQALQQEIAKLSQKIDKHIKIMEVCGGHTHSIFKYGIEEILPDNIELIHGPGCPVCVMPKGRIDDAIALSQNPHIIFTTFGDAMRVPGSTTSLLQAKAQGADIRMVYSPLDSLKIAQENPNKEIVFFGLGFETTAPSTAFTILQAAAENITNFSMFSNHVLVIPALQALLDNPDLQLDGFVGPGHVSMVIGTEPYEFISQKYHKPIVISGFELLDIFQSIWMLLKQIVENRCQVENQYNRLVEPAGNKNALKAMNQVFAVRETFEWRGLGEIPNSGLKIQNEYAQFDAEVKFPIPNLKVADHKACQCGEILKGVLKPWQCKVFGTACTPETPIGTCMVSSEGACAAYYKYGRLSTIARKTKVSLIQDPLPTCSVPLG
- a CDS encoding NifU family protein: MNQLEELVEDINRFEAIIAEWDESQRCVAVGLKRSIEALHKAALTNLIKSLKQNNMSGLRDAVSDEIVYAVLLYHELVKPPLAERIQTALAEVRPGLQSHNGDIELVAIKPPDTVEVKLIGSCSSCPSSTLTLTQGVEEAIKKHCPEITKVIAVNSSPNVTETNFNSPFPLPTDFYWVRVATVDQINKSSVLSVRIANQDLILNRQGENITCYRNSCSHLGYPLDKGKVEKGIITCSAHEFQYDLKTGKCLTTPDISLHSYPVKIKGDKVYIKVPNSNQK
- the hypF gene encoding carbamoyltransferase HypF, whose amino-acid sequence is MRIEEIRVCGTVQGVGFRPTVYRLAKVCGLKGNVCNDGEGVLIRVYGSEEVITDFVEKLYQECPPLGRIKEVIRSPYLGEFDFDDFVISGSVNSVVKTEISPDAATCFQCQKEILDPFSRYFRYPFTNCTHCGPRLSIIRAIPYDRNNTSMVKFPMCGECEREYQNVENRRFHAQPIACHVCGPRAWLERADGKPIISDMFSMLDDVDAVCTLLQKGEIVAIKGLGGFHLACDATLENAVQKLRNRKQRYHKPFALMARDINIISEYCYINDLEKELLTSPAAPIVLLNIKDNQKLPFSIAPGQNKLGFMLPYTPLHHLILRRMKVPIVLTSGNISDEPQCINNEDAKDKLSKIADYFILHNRDIVNRVDDSVVRVIDNKIQTLRRARGYAPAAIILPPGFENVPLILAMGSELKNTFCLLRSNEAILSQHLGDLENAAAFNAYQETLNLYLNLFAHKPEIIAIDKHPEYLSAKLGQELATANQIPLAQIQHHHAHVAACMAENNIPLDAKPVLGIAFDGLGYGEDGKLWGGEFLLADYGQFQRLATFKSVAMIGSQQAIYQPWRNTYAQLISAYTWEQIKQKYGNLEIIKFLENKNPKLLNQIIEKGINSPLTSSVGRLFDAVAAAIGICREESSYEGQAAIEMEAIADVNILNNDEETLNYTFKFEKSDNIYYIDTSSTWREILNDINQHISSSEIAAKFHKSLAIAVVKMIKQIRQEHEFDQVALTGGVFQNRILLKQVKMQLEKLEINVLTHSIVPANDGGLSLGQAVIAAAKYLKQIT
- a CDS encoding HypC/HybG/HupF family hydrogenase formation chaperone, with amino-acid sequence MCLGIPGQITEITNPEHKLAIVNIGGVKRQINIACIVDEQHPPEACIGDWVLVHVGFAMNRINEQEAAETLQLLQEIAAAQTVISS
- a CDS encoding tautomerase family protein, whose translation is MPFVTVQIGKGHSIEKKRKLVQAVTDALVSALGTKPEWITVHIDEFERDNWAVGGVLHSDKHTGRHEETGR
- a CDS encoding NHL repeat containing protein; protein product: MIINNFKSPILLQGAEVILGNITTPEQLVIPLAPTPTTMFGPRAACLLSPTGPLWVSDTGHHRLLGWRNLPTQDHQPADWVIGQPDFYHEGQNAKNTPGKATFSVPTIICKCGNGLAVADAWNHRILIWYDVPEDSNVPADLVLGQANFTDNEPNRGSQQTAANTLHWPYGVFYHQGQLFVADTGNRRLLIWNNLPTENGQPADIVLGQPDMISRNENGGASPTASSMRWCHDITLWGDNLVVTDAGNNRVMIWEGIPTENNASCAVVLGQKNFNFVELNQGVYFPSGSSLSMPYGVDVAGDWLIVADTANSRLLGWKKRESILLLQGADADSVVGQDKFTSKSENRNFGLPTRQSLNWCYGIKVCGEIAVISDSGNNRVLIWRF